From Amycolatopsis sp. WQ 127309:
CCAGTACGTCCAGTCCGAGCTGCGCGACTCCCGGCTGCGCCTGTTCGCCGACGACCTGGTCAGCCAGCGCGGCTCGATCGCGCGGGAAGAGGCCGACGAGAAGGTCGCCCGCCAGCGCCGCGCCGAGGTCGAGCAGACCCTCGAGATCGTCTCCGCCGAGGAGACCGAGCTGGAGTCGTCGCTGGCCGAGGACGCGCCGCTGCTGCAGAGCGCCCAGGAGACCTGGTACAAGCTGTCCGCGCTGGCCGAGCGCCTGCGCGGCACCGTCCGGCTGGCGATCGAGCGGCAGCGGCACCTCTCGGCCGACGTCGCCGCGCACACCGGCGGCCGCGACCCCGAAGAGCTGCTCGAAGAAGCCGAGCGCGTCGCCGAGCAGGAGGAAGAGCTCAACGAGGCCGTCATGGAGGCCCGGGAGCTGCTCGCCCAGACCGTGCTGCGGCGCGAAGACCTCGAACAGCGCGTCCAGGCCGCCGAGCGCGCGCACTGGGCCGCCGTCCGCGCCATCGCCGACCGCCGCGAGGGCATGGCCAAGCTGACCGGCCAGGTCGAGGCGCTGCGCAGCAAGAACGGCGCGACCACGGACGAGATCGACCGGCTCAGCGTCTCCATCGAGGAGTCCGCCGAGCGCGCCGAAATCGCCGACGAAGAGCTGGAAGAGGCCAAGGCCGAAGGCGGCGTCGAGGAGTCCGACGACTCCGGCCTGATGGCCCACCACGACCGCGCGGTCGAGGCCAACAACGCGGCCAAGGCGCGCGTCGAAGAGCTGGTCAAGGCCGAACGCACCGCCGAGCGCGAGATCGCGTCGGAGAAGGCCCGCGTCGAGGCGCTGTCCATGGGGCTCAAGCGCAAGGACGGCGCGGGCGCGCTGCTCGGCGCATCCCACGAGCTGCCGGGCCTGCTCGGCTCGGTCGCCGCGCTGCTGACCGTCGAGCCCGGTCACGAGGTCGCGCTGGCCGCGGCGCTCGGCCCGGTGGCCGACGCGGTCGCCGTCAGCGGCGGCGAAGACGCCCTGCGCGCCCTGAAGTACTTGAAGGACACGGACTCCGGCCGCGCGGGCATCGTGCTCGGCGCGTCCGAGTCCACTGTGGACACCTACTCCTGGCCCGCGCTGCCGGAAGGCGCGCGCTGGGCCCGCGAGGTCGTCTCCGCGCCGGCCCAGCTGCGGCCCGCCGTCGAGCAGGCGCTCGACAAGCTCGCCCTGGTCCGCGACCTCGAGTCGGCCCGGCGCCTGGTCGCCGCGCACCCGGACGTCCGCGCGGTCACGGCCGAGGGTGACGTCTTCGGCGCCCGCTGGGCGATCGGCGGCTCCAGCGCCCGCGAGAGCGTGATCGAGGTCCAGGCCGCCGTCGACGAGGCCGGGGTGCGGCTGCGCACGGCCGAACGCCAGGTGGAGCAGTACACGGCCGAGCTGGAAGGCGCCCGCGCCGAGCAGCAGGCCCGCCGCGAAGAGGTCTCCCAGGCCAAGGACGCCCTCGGCGACGCCAAGGTACGCAAGGCCCGCTCGTCGGAGCGGCTCAACCGGCTGCAGCAGGCCGCCCGCTCCGCGCAGGCCGAGGTCGAACGCCTCACCGGGCAGCGCGCGAAGGTCGAGCACAGCCGCATCCAGGCGCTGGCCCAGCTCGCCGGGCTGGAGGAACGCCTCGCCGCCGTCGCCGAGCAGCCCGTCGAGGACGACCCGGACACCGCCGAGCGCGACCAGGCCGTCGAAGAGCTGGCCGTCGTCCGGCAGGAGGAGATGGAGGCGCGGCTCGCGCAGCGCACCGCCGAGGAGCGGGCGCGCAGCATCGCGGGCCGGGCCGAAGGCCTCCGCCGCGCCGCCCACGCCGAGCAGCAGGCCCGTGAACGCGCCGAGCGCGCCGCCGCGGCCCGCAAGCACGGCGCGCGGATCGCCGACGCCGTCGTCGACGGCGGTGAGATCGCGCTCGAGCGCATCGAGCGCTCGGTCCAGCGCGCGGCCACCGAACGCGACCAGGTCCAGTCCCGGCGTCAAAGCCGCGAGTCCGCGCTCACCGGCGTCCGCGCCAAGGTCCGCGAGCTGACCGGCGAGCTGGAGAAGCTGACCGACGCCGTCCACCGCGACGAGGTCCAGCGCGCGGAGCAGCGGCTGCGGCTGGAGACCCTGGAAGCCAAGATCGCCGAGGACTTCGGCATCGGCCTCGCCGACCTGGTCCAGGAGTACGGCCCGGACGTCCCGGTACCGCCGAGCGCGGGCGAGACGGCCGAGTACGAGGCGGCCAAGGAGCGCGGCGAAGACGTCACCCCGCCGCCGCCGATGCCCTTCGACCGCGACACCCAGGCCCGCCGCGCCAAGCGCGCCGAGAAGGACCTTTCCCTGCTGGGCAAGGTGAACCCGCTCGCGCTGGAGGAGTTCGCGGCGCTGGAGGAGCGGTACAAGTTCCTTTCCACGCAGCTCGAGGACCTCCGGGACACCCGCAAGGACCTCGAGGCCGTGATCAAGCAGGTCGACGAGAAGATCCTCGAGGTCTTCGCCGGCGCCTACGCGGACGTGGCGCGCGAGTTCGAGACGGTGTTCAGCGTGCTCTTCCCCGGCGGCGAGGGCCGGATGGTCCTCACCCAGCCGGACGACCTGCTCGCCACCGGCGTCGACGTCGAGGCGCGCCCGCCGGGCAAGAAGGTCAAGCGGCTGTCGCTGCTCTCGGGTGGCGAGAAGTCGCTGGTCGCGGTGGGCATGCTGGTCGCGATCTTCCGCGCCCGCCCCTCACCCTTCTACGTCATGGACGAGGTCGAGGCGGCGCTGGACGACACCAACATGCGCCGGCTGATCGGCCTGCTGGAGCAGCTGCGCGACTCGTCCCAGCTGATCATCATCACCCACCAGAAGCCGACGATGGAGATCGCCGACGCGCTCTACGGCGTGAGCATGCAGGGCGACGGCATCACCAAGGTGATCTCGCAGCGCCTCCGCACCGCCGACGACGAACCGGTCGCGGTCGGCTGACGCTCGGCTTTCGCCGGGCCCTGGACGAACCAAGGCGGCCTTCGGTGCGTCTCACGCAACCGAGGCCGCCTTGGGATGCTTGCTAGCCGGCCACCCAGAAGGCGTAGTCGGCCGTGTAGTGGACCGCGGTCTGGGCGCCTTCCGCGCACGCCCCGGCCGGTGCGACACCGCCGCGGGTGTTCAAGCGCTGGACGTAGGTGACCTTGCCGAACACCCCGGTGCCGCTGTTGAGGTTCGCCTTGAGGAGCAGTTCCGGGATCGCGCCGTCACGCGGCGAGGTCGCCGCCGCGGCCGCGCCGACCGTGCTTCCGTCCACAGTGGATGTCCACACCGGACCCTTGCTGTGGATCGCCACCGGCTGACCGTGTTTCGACAGCACGGCCGCGGGCTGGATCAGCGCCCAGGCGCCGTTCGTGCAGCCGTAGATCTGGACACCGTCACCGGCGTACGTGGCGAGGGGCCGGTTGCCCGTCGGGACCTGGATCGCCACCGGGACCTTCGGGGTCGCCGTGGCGGCCGAAGCCGTCGCCGCGCCGCCGAGGGCCAGCGAGCCGACCGCGAGCGCAACCAAAATCCGTTTCATGTTCCCACCTTCGAATCCTCCCGCCGCTTCCCGGCGGGCTCCCGCTGACCAACACGGGCGCCCGCCGGAAGCGGTTCAAAGAATCAGGCGGAAGTGACTTCTTCGCCCACGGCGTTGGCCTCCGCGGCCTTCGGGTCGGGCGTGCGGTGGCGCAGCGAGAGCAACCCGCCGACGACCAGCGTGATCACCACGCCCAGCAGCGTGTACCAGGGGTAGGCGAGCGCGACGCGGTCGCCGGCCGCCTTGCTGAAGTCGACGCCGATCAGCGAACCGCTCTTCGCGCTGAACTTCAGGCCGAGGATCACGAACGCCATCACCACGACCGTCGCGACGAACGCGACGATCGCGTCCACCTGCCGGGCCTTCTTGATCAGCAGGCCGAGCAGGAACGCCCCGAGCAGCGCGCCGTAGGTGTAGCCGGTGATCGCCAGGCCGAGCTCGATCACCGAGTTCTTCGTGGTGGAGAACAGCGACGCGAACACCGCGAACACCACGGCCCAGATCAGCGTCCACATGCGACCGTGCTTGAGCAGCTTCGAGTCTTCGGGCGCCTTCTTGGTGAAGCGCTGGTAGAGGTCGGCCACCGTCGACGTCGAGAGCGCGTTGAGCGCCGACGCGAGCGCGCCCATGGTCGAGGCGAGCACACCGGCGATGAGCAGGCCCGACACCCCGACCGGCAGGTCGTCGATGATGAACTTCGAGAACACGTCGTCCGGGCTCTGCAGGCCGAGCTCCGCCACCGACTTGCGGCCGTTGAACACCCACAGCATCGCCCCGACCAGCAGGAACAGCGCGAACTGCACGGTGACGATGAGCCCGCTGCCGATGAGCGCCTTCTGGCCGTCGCGCAGGCTGCGCGTGGCCATCAGCCGCTGCGCGATCAGCTGGTCGGCGCCGTGCGAGGCCATCGACAGCGCCGCACCGCCGAGCACCGCCGTCACGAAGGCGTACGGGCTGGTCAGCAGGTTCTTCGTGAAGTCGACGAGTGCGAACTTCCCGTCCGCGGACGCCTGGCTCACCCAGTCGCCCGGCAGCTTGTTCAGCAGCACGATCGCCGCCACCGCGGCGCCGCCGAGGTACAGCGTCAGCTGGATGACGTCGACCCAGACGACCGCCTTGATCCCGCCGATGTAGGCGTAGATCAGCGTGAGCGCGGTCAGGATCACCACGATCACCCAGTAGTCGAGGTGGATGTTGTAGTGCCCCAGGATCACCTTGATCGGGATCGCGCCGGCGAAGAGCCGGACGCCCTCGGCGAGCAGCCGCGTCACCACGAACGTCACCGACGCGGTGCCCTGCAGCCCCGAGCCGAACCGCTTGCCCAGGAAGGCGTACGCGCTCACGAGGTTGCCGCGGAAGTACCGCGGCAGCAGCACGAACGCGGCGATGACCCGGCCGATGATGTAGCCGAAGGCCAGCTGCAGGAACAGGAACGCGTTGCCGAACACCAGGCCCGGCGTGCTGATCACGGTCAGCGTCGACGTCTCGGTGGCCACCACGGACAGCATCACCGCGCCCCACGGCAGGCTGCGCTCCCCGACGAAGTAGTCGGCGGCCGATCGTTGTTTCCGCCCGACCAGCACGCCTATCAGCGGCATCGCCGCCAGATAGACCACGATGATGGCCAGATCAACACCCCGCATGGACTTCTCCTACTCCTCATCCGGCCTTCTCCGCGACGCGCAACCGCGTCACGGCGCCCCCCAGCGGGGCAGGAAGGGTCAAGGGCCCGGCACCCGGGACGAGGGCGCCGAGCAGGCGCGGTCCCCGCGCACCGGTCGCCGACGGCACCGTACCGGGCACGCCGCACCAGGTGAGCCAGCCCAGCAGCGCCGTCAGGTACGCCTCTTTGCCGGCACCGGGCAGGCCGAGGTCGTCGCTGGTCTTGAGCACCGCCGAGGGCAGGTTCCGCGCGAGCGCCGTCATCAGCGCCGGGTTGGCGATCCCGCCGCCGGACGCGATCACCGTCGTCACGCCGTGGTGGTGGCACTGCTCGGCGACCGTGACGGCGGTGAGCTCGGTCAGCGTCGCGAGCAGGTCGGCCGCGGTGACCGGCGGCAGCCCGGCGAGGGCGGCGTCGAGGTAGGCCGCGTTGAAGTGCTCCTTGCCGGTGGACTTCGGCGCCGGGGCGGCGAAGTACGGGTCGGCGAGCAGCGCCACCAGCAGGTCGGCGCGCACCGAGCCGCTCAGCGCGAGCCGCCCGTCGAGGTCGCTGCGGTGCCCGGTGACGCGGTGGGCGGCGAGGTCGAGCAGCGCGTTGGCGGGCCCGGTGTCGTAGGCGATCGCGGGCGCGTCCGCGGCGACGACGGTGATGTTCGCGATCCCGCCCAGGTTGAGCGCGGCGACCGGACGGCCGCCGTCCTCGGCCAGGCCGCGCAGCCAGAGCTGGTCGAAGGTGCTGGCCAGCGGCGCGCCGTGGCCGCCCGCGGCGACGTCCCGGGCACGCAGGTCGGCGAGCACCGGCAGCCCGGTGCGTTCGGCGATCCACGCGGGCTGGCCGAGCTGCAGGGTGCCGCGGACGCTGCCGTCCTCGACCCAGTGGAACACGGTCTGGCCCAGCGAGGCGACGAGGTCCGCGGTGCCGCCCGCCAGCTCGACGGCCCCGCGCAGGGCGGCGTCGGCGAACGCCTGGCCGACGCCGGTGTCGAGCCGCGTCAGCTCCCCGGCGGTGCACGGGTTCGGCGGCAGCGCGGCGAGCAGGCCTTCGCGCAGCGGTTCGGGGTAGGGGACGTCGAGCTCGCCGAGCGGCGTCAGCACCACGGTGCCGTCCTCGGCGAGCAGGTCGGCCGCGGCGACGTCGATGCCGTCGACCGACGTGCCCGAAATCAACCCGATCACCCGGAAGCCGTGGCTAGCGCGTTTCCCCATCCGGAGGGGTTTAGTGCAGCGTTGCCTGTGACGCAACCCACCCTGTGAAGTCTTGGCTCAATCGGGATGTACGTCGTTACGAATTGCCTGCGTGGACGGCGGGTCCGCGGTGGCGGCGGGCCAATGAAAGGATGGTGCGGTGTCGAGCTCCTGGTTCATCTTCGTAGTCATCGCGGTCGTCGTGCTGGTCGCCCTGCTGGTGACCGGCCTGCTGATCGCGCGCAAGCGCCGCATCAGCCTGGACGCCCAGCGTGAGGTCGAAGCGAAACCGAAGGGCGGCAGCTACGCGGCCAGCGGGGGCATCGCGCTCGCGCCCGGCGGCGCGGCGCCCGAGGTCGAACGGCCGGCCGAGCACCCGGTCGACGACCGCCCGGAGGTCGACGGCCAGCCCGCCGTCGGCGACGACGCGGCGGTCCCGCGCGACTCGGCCCAGCGCACGGTCCGGGACGTCAAGCTGCCGGACGCCACTCTGCCGGATACCACTCGGCCGGATACCACTCGGCCGGACACCGAGGTCGTCGAACCGGCGCCCGTCGCCGAGGAGATCGACCCCGCGGCCGGCCGGCTGGAGCGGCTGCGCGGGCGGCTCACGAAGTCCCGCTCGATGTTCGGCCAGAGCCTGCTGGGCCTGCTCGGCGCCGGCGACCTCGACGAGGACTCCTGGCAGGACGTCGAAGACACGCTGCTGATGGCCGACCTCGGCGCGGCGACCACGAACCACATCGTCGAGCGGCTGCGCGACGAGCTGTCCCGCCGCGCGGTGCGGAACTCCGTCGAGGCCCGCGAGGTGCTGCACGAGGTGCTGACGGCGGAGCTGTCCACCGACGGCCACCGCGCGGTGCGCGCGCTGCCGCACACCGTCGACGGGCAGAAGCAGCCCGCGGTGGTGCTGGTCGCGGGCGTCAACGGGACGGGCAAGACGACGACCACGGGCAAGCTCGCGCGGGTGCTGGTCGCCCAGGGCGCCACGGTGGTCCTGGGCGCGGCGGACACGTTCCGCGCGGCGGCGGCCGACCAGCTGCAGACGTGGGCCGAGCGCGTCGGCGCGGAGGTCGTGCGCGGCAAGGAAGGCGCGGACCCGGCGGCGGTCGCGTTCGACGCGGTCAAGCGCGGCGTGGACACGGGCGTCGACGCGGTCCTGATCGACACCGCGGGCCGACTGCACACGAAGACGGGCCTGATGGACGAGCTGGGCAAGGTCAAGCGAGTCGTCGAGAAGCAGGCGAAGGTCGACGAGGTCCTGCTGGTCCTGGACGCGACCACGGGCCAGAACGGCCTGATGCAGGCCCGCGTGTTCGCCGAGGTCATCGACGTCACGGGCATCGTCTTGACCAAGCTGGACGGCACCGCCAAGGGCGGCATCGTGTTCCAGGTCCAGCGCGAGCTGGGCGTGCCGGTGAAGCTCGTGGGCCTCGGCGAGGGGCCCGACGACCTGGCGCCGTTCGAGCCGGGTGCGTTCGTGAACGCTCTGCTGGGCTGACGGATCCGTTTCCGGGTGGCCCAGTCGTGGACGGTGCCACCCGCCTTGAAGTGGCTGTCGTGGTGCGTGCACAGTCCGTTCGCGCTGAAGGTGGAAACCGCCGTGGTGCAGCGCGAGCCGCGCTGCACCACGCTCGCGCGGCACCGCGCGTTCGCCGTGGCGGTGAAGGCAGCCGGCTGCTCCGCGAGCAGCGCGGCTCGGCGCACGCGAACCCATGAGGCCGGCAGCTGCGGCCGGTCAGGGCGCGACGGCAGCTCGAACGGGCTTGTCCCGTCCGGCTTGCGCAGGCCGAGCCGTTCGAGCAGCTCCTTGGCCGGCACCTCGGTGGTGATGCCGAGCCGATCGGTCCGGTTGCCGGCCACCCAGTGACGGACCCAGCCGACGCCGTGCAGCACCGGGTTGCCGCCGAGCCGCGCGGGCGCGTCGAGGACCAGCGCGCTGATCAGGTAGTCGTCGCGTGCCAGGGTCAGGTGCGCGGTCTCGCCGAGCAGCATCGGCACCGTCACCCCGTGCGGTTCCCCGGCGGTCCCGGCCTGACCCAGCCAGACGAGTGATCCGGTGAACGGTTCCCAGTCGAGTCCCCTCTCGCTCTCCTCCGGAGTCGCGAGACGGCGGCCGGATACCGGCTAGAGCCGGGAAGGCGGTAAACGGAACAACGGCGTGCCGTCCGCCTTCCGCAGCCCCAGCTGCAGCAGTACCGGCGCCGACGGGTGGTGGGCCGGGATGATCAGGGGTGACGTCCGGCGGGCGGTGACCGTCAGGCGGGACCAGCCGATGCCCTGCAGCGTCTGGCCGGAGCGCTTGCGCGCCAACGGGTCGACGATCATCGCGGCGCCGAAGTAGTCACCGCCCGGCAGGTTCACGCGGGTCGTGTGGCCCAGGACGATCGAGAAGACCGTGCCCGTGCGGCTGCCGTCTTCCTGCAGCGTGAGGATCACCGGCGTCCGGGTCCGGATCGTCAGCTGATGCCGCACGGAGATCTCGACCGTCCCCGGCACCGCCCCACCCGGGCGCGGCGGCCAGGAAGGCGGCAGCGGCGGCCCGTTGAGCGCGCGGTCGACGAGCCGGTCGAGCAGGTTCGAGGCGGCGCCCTGAGCGAGCCAGGCGAGCGCGCCGCCGGTATGGGAGTCCATGCCGTCCTTCCGCGAAAATCGGATGACGGGCGGGTGCGCGCCGAAGGAGAATCCGGGCATGCCCGGTTGACGCAGGTCCGCTCGTGCCCCTCCTCGCCCCAGACGTCCCAAAGCCGTCATTCGCCGCGAGAGAGGACCAATCATGCCCATCATCCACGGTGCGCGGGTACTTTTGCGTACCATTTCGGCAAAAGATCGCGCCCGCGTCCGCGAAATCCTCGCCACCCCGGAGGTCGCCCGCTGGTGGGGCGACGCGGCCCACGAGGTCGACGGCCTGTACGAGGTCGAGGCCGGCTACACCAGCTACGTGATCGAACTCGACGGCCTGGTCGTCGGAATCATCCAGAGCTGCGAGGAGCTGGAGCCGCAGTACCGCCACGCCGGGATCGACGTCTCCGTGCACCCGGACTTCCACGGCCGCGGCGTCGGCACGGACGCGATCCGCGCGCTGGCCCGCCACCTGCTGGACAACGGCCACCACCGCCTGACGATCGACCCGGCGGCGTCCAACGAGACGGCGATCCGGGTCTACACGAAGCTGGGCTTCCGCCCGGTCGGCGTGCTGCGCCGGTACGAGAAGGCCCCGGACGGCACCTGGCGGGACGGCCTGCTCATGGACATGCTGGCCGGTGAGCTGAGGTGAATCAGTCCTTCTCGACGACCTGCTGGAGCAGCTGAGCCATCCGGTCCATGCCGATGCTCACCTTGGTGAAGCTGCTGGTCATGTCGGCCCGCAGGGCACTGACCTCGGTTTTGAGGGCCGCGATGTCCCGGTGGTCTTCGATCTGGGTCTCACGCACGGCGTTGAGCACCTTGGTGTGGCCGTTCAGGGTCTGCTTGAACTCGGAGACGTCGCGATCCGCGGTGCCGGCGAGCGCGCGAGCGGCGGCGGCGTCCTGCCGGGTGGACAGCATCTGCTCCTCCAGGACGTTCACCCGGCCTTCGAGGTCTTCGAGACTTGCCATGTCGCGTACTTTACCGGCGGGCTCGGAACCCCCGACACTGGAGTCACTATCAGTCACTGGATATCACTTAATGTAACACTGATAGCGGCGCCTGGGTGAGGCTCGCGCCCAGTGCGTCCGCCACCCGCTGCACCGCCGGGGCGATGTGCGCCACCGCCTCGGCGGTCAGCCGGCCCGACGGTCCGGACACCGATACCGCCGCCGGCACCGGCGCGCCCGGCACGGCCACCGCCACGCACCGGACCCCCAGCTCCTGCTCAGCCTCGTCCAGCGCGTACCCCTGCGTGGCGATGCGCGAAAGCTCGACGGCCAGCGCATCCGCGTCCGTGAACGTGTGCTCGGTATAAGCCGGCATGCCGGTCCGCGAGAGCAGCGACCGGACGTCGTCAGCCGGCAGGTGGGCCAGCATCGCCTTGCCGACGCCGGTGCCGTGCGGCAGCAGCCGCCGGCCGACCTCGGTGAACATGCGCATCGAGTGCTTCGAGGGCACCTGGGCCACGTAGACGACCTCGTCGCGCTCCAGGACCGCCAGGTTCGCCGTCTCGCCGACCTCCTCGACCAGCTCCGCCAGCAGCGGCCGCGCCCAGGCGCCGAACTGCATGCTCGCGTTCTCGCCGAGCCGGATCAGCCGCGCGCCCAGCGCGTACCGGCGGTTGGTGTTCTGCCGCACGTACCCCAGGTCGACCAGGGTGCGGATGAGCCGGTGGATCGTCGGCATCGGCAGCCCGGACAGCGTCGCGAGCTCGGACAAGCTGGCTTCACCGCCGGTGTCCGCGAGGTGTTCCAGCAGCTCGAAGGCACGCTGCAGGGACTGGACGCCGCCATCGCGCCCGTTCTTCTCCGCTGCCACCGGTGGTCCTCCTTACGTCTGCGTTGAGCTTCCGCTATGCAGAAACTATAGTCCGGCTGGTAGAAAACCGTAGGGCCGTTATCCAAAGATCCGAACCCTCGAGGTGTTCCGCATGTCTTCTGAAGTCCAGGTGCTGGGCGACCCGGTCGAGCGTGGCGACGAGATCCTGACGCCGGAGGCGCTCGCCTTCCTCGCCGGCCTGCACGACGCCTTCGCCGGCCGCCGCGACGAGCTGCTGCAGGCGCGCGGCAAGCGCCGCGAGGAGGCCCGCACCACCGGCAAGCTGGATTTCCTGCCGGAGACCAAGGAGATCCGCGAGGGCGACTGGCAGGTCGCCGAGGCGCCGGCCGCGCTGCGCGACCGCCGCGTCGAGATCACCGGGCCGACCGACCGCAAGATGACCATCAACGCGCTCAACTCCGGCGCCAAGGTGTGGCTCGCCGACCTCGAAGACGCCAACACCCCGCACTGGGCCAACGTGGTGTCCGGCCAGGTCAACCTGTACGACGCCGTCCGCGAGGACATCACGCTGGAGAGCGGCGGCAAGAGCTACGCGCTGAAGGACGACGTCGAGCACGCCACCATCGTGGTCCGCCCGCGCGGCTGGCACCTCGACGAGCGCGGCCTGTCCTTCGGCGGGCGCCAGGCCGTCGGCGCGCTGATCGACTTCGGCCTGCACTTCTTCCACAACGCGAAGGAGTCGCTCAGCCGCGGCAAGGGCCCGTACTACTACCTCCCGAAGATGGAGAGCCACCTCGAAGCGCGGCTCTGGAACGACGTCTTCACCCACGCCGAGAAGACGCTCGGCATCGAGCACGGCACCGTCCGCGCGACCGTGCTGATCGAGACCATCCCGGCCGCGTTCGAGATGGAGGAGATCCTCTACGAGCTGCGCGAGCACGCCTCGGGCCTCAACGCGGGCCGCTGGGACTACCTGTTCAGCGTGATCAAGTACTTCCGCGACGCCGGCGAGAAGTTCGTGCTGCCGGACCGCAACTCCGTCACCATGACCGCGCCGTTCATGCGTGCCTACACCGAGCTGCTCGTGCGCACCTGCCACAAGCGCGGCGCGTTCGCGATCGGCGGCATGGCCGCGTTCATCCCGAACCGCAACGATCCCGACGTCACCAAGGCCGCGCTCGACAAGGTCCGCGCCGACAAGAGCCGCGAGGCCGGCGACGGCTTCGACGGCTCCTGGGTCGCGCACCCGGGCATGGTCGGCATCTGCCGCGAGGAGTTCGACAAGGTCCTCGGCGACCAGCCGAACCAGCTGGAGCGCAGGCGCGACGAGGACTGGGATCTCTCTGCCACCGCCGAGCAGCTGCTCGACGTCGCCTCGACGCCGGGTGGCGCGACGGCGGCCGGCCTGCGCGCGGCGGTGGACGTCGGCATCCGCTACATCGCGTCCTGGCTGTCCGGCAACGGCGCGGCGGCGATCCACAACCTGATGGAAGACGCGGCGACGGCGGAGATCTCGCGTTCGCAGGTCTGGCAGTGGGTCAAGAACGGGACCACTTTGGACACCGGCGACGTCGTGACGTCCGAGCTGGTGCGCGGCGTGCTGGCCGAGGTCCGCGGCGAGCTGGCCGCGGAGATCAAGCCGGAGCAGCTGGAGCCGGCCGTCGAGCTGTTCGAGCAGGTCGCGCTGGCCGACGGCTTCCCGGACTTCCTGACGCTGCCCGCGTACGAGCGGATCAAGTAGTGCGGCTGTCCCAGGACGTCTACGACGCCGCCGACGCGCGCCTGGCCGAGGCCGACGCGCGCGTCGCGGCGTTGTACCCGGGGGAGCGGCCGGGGCGGCAGCCGGTGCACACGGTGTACGTCCCGGCGTCGCAGTACCGGACGCGGCTGGTCGCGGACTGGGGCAAGCAGGCCATGCGGGTCTTCGTCGAGCACGAAGACCTGCTGGGCCTGGACGCCGACGTCTACGAGCGCGTCCGGGCCAAGCTGCTCACCGAGCCGATCGAGGACCTGCGGATCGACTTCGAGGACGGCTTCGGCCGCGTCGCGGACGACGTCGAGGACGCGGCGGCGCGCGCGGCCGGCCAGACCCTCGCGACCACCGGCGGGACGCCGTTCGTCGGCATCCGCTTCAAGAGCTTCGAAGCTTTGACGCGCCACCGCGGGATCCGCACCCTGGACCTGTTCCTGGGCAGCCTGCTGGAACACGGGCCACTGCCGTCCGGGTTCGTCGTCACGCTGCCGAAGGTGACGGCGGTCGACCAGGTCTCGGTGGCCGCGGAAGTGCTGGCCCGCTTGGAATCCGCGTACGGACTGCCCGAGCGGACGTTGCGCTTCGAGGTCCAGATCGAGACGACGCAGTCCATTGTGGACGCCGACGGCACGCTGGCGGTGGCCCGCATCGTGCACGCCGCGGACGGCCGCTGTTCGGGCCTGCACTACGGCACGTACGACTACAGCGCCGGCCTCGGCATCGCGGCGGCGTACCAGAGCATGGAGCACCCGGCGGCCGACCTGGCCAAGCAGCTGATGCAGGTCTCGGC
This genomic window contains:
- the smc gene encoding chromosome segregation protein SMC, coding for MHLKSLTLKGFKSFASATTLRFEPGITCVVGPNGSGKSNVLDALRWVMGTQGAKDLRGGKMEDVIFAGTAGRAPLGRAEVTLTIDNADGALPIEYGEVSITRRMFRDGASEYEINGDRCRLMDVQELLSDSGIGREMHVIVGQGQLSAILESKPEERRAFIEEAAGVLKHRKRKEQTLRKLANMQGNLDRLGDLTTELRRQLKPLGKQAEIARKAQYVQSELRDSRLRLFADDLVSQRGSIAREEADEKVARQRRAEVEQTLEIVSAEETELESSLAEDAPLLQSAQETWYKLSALAERLRGTVRLAIERQRHLSADVAAHTGGRDPEELLEEAERVAEQEEELNEAVMEARELLAQTVLRREDLEQRVQAAERAHWAAVRAIADRREGMAKLTGQVEALRSKNGATTDEIDRLSVSIEESAERAEIADEELEEAKAEGGVEESDDSGLMAHHDRAVEANNAAKARVEELVKAERTAEREIASEKARVEALSMGLKRKDGAGALLGASHELPGLLGSVAALLTVEPGHEVALAAALGPVADAVAVSGGEDALRALKYLKDTDSGRAGIVLGASESTVDTYSWPALPEGARWAREVVSAPAQLRPAVEQALDKLALVRDLESARRLVAAHPDVRAVTAEGDVFGARWAIGGSSARESVIEVQAAVDEAGVRLRTAERQVEQYTAELEGARAEQQARREEVSQAKDALGDAKVRKARSSERLNRLQQAARSAQAEVERLTGQRAKVEHSRIQALAQLAGLEERLAAVAEQPVEDDPDTAERDQAVEELAVVRQEEMEARLAQRTAEERARSIAGRAEGLRRAAHAEQQARERAERAAAARKHGARIADAVVDGGEIALERIERSVQRAATERDQVQSRRQSRESALTGVRAKVRELTGELEKLTDAVHRDEVQRAEQRLRLETLEAKIAEDFGIGLADLVQEYGPDVPVPPSAGETAEYEAAKERGEDVTPPPPMPFDRDTQARRAKRAEKDLSLLGKVNPLALEEFAALEERYKFLSTQLEDLRDTRKDLEAVIKQVDEKILEVFAGAYADVAREFETVFSVLFPGGEGRMVLTQPDDLLATGVDVEARPPGKKVKRLSLLSGGEKSLVAVGMLVAIFRARPSPFYVMDEVEAALDDTNMRRLIGLLEQLRDSSQLIIITHQKPTMEIADALYGVSMQGDGITKVISQRLRTADDEPVAVG
- a CDS encoding DUF3455 domain-containing protein, with amino-acid sequence MKRILVALAVGSLALGGAATASAATATPKVPVAIQVPTGNRPLATYAGDGVQIYGCTNGAWALIQPAAVLSKHGQPVAIHSKGPVWTSTVDGSTVGAAAAATSPRDGAIPELLLKANLNSGTGVFGKVTYVQRLNTRGGVAPAGACAEGAQTAVHYTADYAFWVAG
- a CDS encoding sodium:solute symporter, whose protein sequence is MRGVDLAIIVVYLAAMPLIGVLVGRKQRSAADYFVGERSLPWGAVMLSVVATETSTLTVISTPGLVFGNAFLFLQLAFGYIIGRVIAAFVLLPRYFRGNLVSAYAFLGKRFGSGLQGTASVTFVVTRLLAEGVRLFAGAIPIKVILGHYNIHLDYWVIVVILTALTLIYAYIGGIKAVVWVDVIQLTLYLGGAAVAAIVLLNKLPGDWVSQASADGKFALVDFTKNLLTSPYAFVTAVLGGAALSMASHGADQLIAQRLMATRSLRDGQKALIGSGLIVTVQFALFLLVGAMLWVFNGRKSVAELGLQSPDDVFSKFIIDDLPVGVSGLLIAGVLASTMGALASALNALSTSTVADLYQRFTKKAPEDSKLLKHGRMWTLIWAVVFAVFASLFSTTKNSVIELGLAITGYTYGALLGAFLLGLLIKKARQVDAIVAFVATVVVMAFVILGLKFSAKSGSLIGVDFSKAAGDRVALAYPWYTLLGVVITLVVGGLLSLRHRTPDPKAAEANAVGEEVTSA
- a CDS encoding anhydro-N-acetylmuramic acid kinase, encoding MGKRASHGFRVIGLISGTSVDGIDVAAADLLAEDGTVVLTPLGELDVPYPEPLREGLLAALPPNPCTAGELTRLDTGVGQAFADAALRGAVELAGGTADLVASLGQTVFHWVEDGSVRGTLQLGQPAWIAERTGLPVLADLRARDVAAGGHGAPLASTFDQLWLRGLAEDGGRPVAALNLGGIANITVVAADAPAIAYDTGPANALLDLAAHRVTGHRSDLDGRLALSGSVRADLLVALLADPYFAAPAPKSTGKEHFNAAYLDAALAGLPPVTAADLLATLTELTAVTVAEQCHHHGVTTVIASGGGIANPALMTALARNLPSAVLKTSDDLGLPGAGKEAYLTALLGWLTWCGVPGTVPSATGARGPRLLGALVPGAGPLTLPAPLGGAVTRLRVAEKAG